The proteins below come from a single Eubacterium limosum genomic window:
- the lgt gene encoding prolipoprotein diacylglyceryl transferase, whose protein sequence is MPTPNPTAFTIFNIEVKWYGILIAAALVIGMVIAVKRSAKYGIKSDDIMDFFLFLVPSIIVGARLYYVIFEWGYYSKHLNEIIMTRSGGLAIHGGIIAGVIVGIILCRVKKINFFALADTVIPALPLGQAIGRWGNYLNQEAHGTITDLPWAITVNDPILGMIRVHPTFLYESIWDLLVFGFLFFYEKKFKKVNGELLFLYLALYSVGRFFIEGLRTDSLMFMNMRVAQLISLALVIVGFGGIIVLRKKFGGEHLNGGE, encoded by the coding sequence ATGCCAACACCGAACCCTACAGCGTTTACGATTTTCAATATTGAGGTGAAATGGTACGGAATCCTCATTGCCGCAGCCCTGGTAATCGGGATGGTGATTGCGGTCAAGCGCAGTGCGAAATACGGCATTAAGAGTGATGACATCATGGATTTCTTTCTGTTCCTAGTTCCATCCATTATAGTGGGCGCGCGGCTTTATTATGTTATTTTTGAATGGGGCTACTATTCAAAACACCTTAATGAAATTATCATGACGCGCTCCGGCGGGCTGGCCATACATGGCGGTATTATTGCCGGAGTGATCGTCGGGATTATTCTGTGCCGGGTAAAAAAGATCAATTTCTTTGCGCTGGCGGACACGGTGATTCCGGCATTGCCGCTGGGGCAGGCCATTGGGCGCTGGGGCAATTACCTTAACCAGGAAGCTCACGGAACTATTACCGATCTGCCCTGGGCCATTACGGTGAACGACCCGATTTTGGGCATGATTCGTGTCCATCCCACCTTTTTGTATGAATCCATCTGGGATTTGCTCGTTTTTGGATTCCTGTTCTTTTATGAAAAGAAATTCAAAAAAGTTAACGGCGAGCTGCTGTTTTTGTACCTCGCATTGTATTCTGTAGGCCGCTTCTTTATTGAAGGGCTGCGGACGGACAGCCTGATGTTTATGAACATGCGCGTGGCCCAGCTGATCAGTCTGGCCCTTGTGATCGTCGGATTTGGCGGTATCATTGTCCTGAGGAAAAAATTTGGCGGCGAGCATTTAAATGGTGGCGAATAA
- a CDS encoding BMC domain-containing protein — protein sequence MDVNNILGSNEGKLRIIQETVPGKQVTLAHIIAGPDPIVYQKLGLNPSVDYNKAAIGILSMTPAEIAVIAGDMAIKTAPIDMGFIDRFSGTLIFTGRISDVKSAVNAILSYLQGTLGFTICEITTT from the coding sequence ATGGATGTGAACAATATACTGGGATCAAACGAAGGCAAGCTTCGTATCATACAGGAAACCGTACCGGGCAAACAGGTTACGCTGGCACATATTATCGCTGGTCCAGACCCGATCGTTTACCAGAAGCTGGGCTTAAACCCAAGCGTGGATTATAATAAGGCGGCCATTGGTATTTTGAGCATGACACCGGCGGAAATTGCTGTTATCGCAGGGGATATGGCCATCAAGACCGCCCCGATTGATATGGGCTTTATTGACCGTTTCAGCGGCACCTTAATCTTTACAGGCCGTATTTCCGATGTTAAGTCAGCAGTCAATGCAATTTTGAGCTACCTTCAGGGGACATTGGGCTTTACCATCTGCGAAATTACAACAACATAG
- a CDS encoding EutP/PduV family microcompartment system protein, with product MKKMILVGRSECGKTTLRQALKGDTIQYEKTQYVNHFDVIIDTPGEYAETNTLARALALYSYEADVVALLINATEPYSLYPPNVAPVANRPVIGIVTQIDHPCANTEQAIEWLKLTGADPIFPVSSYTGEGIWQLLEYLKEPGDVLPWENQEEAEQERNVKSTKYEIQEFGQKDFEFI from the coding sequence ATGAAAAAGATGATTTTGGTTGGCAGGAGTGAATGCGGAAAAACCACGCTGCGCCAGGCACTGAAGGGTGACACCATTCAGTATGAAAAAACGCAGTATGTCAATCACTTCGATGTAATTATTGATACACCAGGCGAATACGCCGAAACCAATACACTAGCGCGGGCGCTGGCCCTCTATTCTTACGAGGCGGACGTGGTAGCACTTTTAATTAATGCGACTGAACCCTATTCCTTATATCCGCCAAACGTTGCACCTGTGGCAAACAGGCCGGTGATTGGGATTGTTACGCAGATCGACCATCCCTGTGCCAATACAGAGCAGGCCATCGAATGGCTTAAACTGACCGGCGCTGACCCGATCTTTCCGGTGAGCTCTTATACCGGAGAGGGGATCTGGCAGCTTTTAGAATACCTGAAGGAGCCGGGGGATGTCCTTCCTTGGGAAAACCAGGAGGAGGCTGAGCAGGAAAGAAATGTAAAATCCACAAAATACGAGATCCAGGAATTTGGACAGAAGGATTTTGAATTTATTTAA
- a CDS encoding homing endonuclease associated repeat-containing protein, producing the protein MGKYYEKKTLIEQLQKKAVELGRVPASEDMIDPPAKAYLGFFKKWEKAVKAAGISTSGLNPAPVKAESPVIPEIAEPAEAVANDPEPVEDTPSQGRRRYSKSIITQMLLDEFKRLGKKPTRKEIDANKNLPTVSTCLNYFGTTRIGDVWDEILKDL; encoded by the coding sequence ATGGGAAAATATTACGAAAAAAAGACACTCATTGAGCAATTACAAAAGAAGGCCGTTGAATTAGGACGTGTACCAGCTTCTGAAGATATGATCGACCCACCGGCAAAAGCTTATCTTGGCTTTTTCAAAAAATGGGAAAAGGCCGTAAAAGCTGCCGGTATCAGCACTTCTGGCCTTAATCCAGCACCAGTCAAGGCGGAATCTCCTGTCATTCCCGAAATTGCTGAACCCGCCGAAGCCGTCGCCAATGACCCTGAACCTGTTGAAGATACTCCTTCCCAGGGTCGCCGCCGTTACTCTAAGAGCATCATCACTCAGATGCTGCTGGATGAGTTTAAACGCCTTGGCAAAAAGCCAACCCGTAAGGAAATAGACGCAAACAAAAATCTTCCAACAGTTTCGACCTGTCTCAACTATTTTGGCACGACCCGGATCGGTGATGTGTGGGATGAAATTTTAAAGGATCTCTAA
- a CDS encoding response regulator — protein sequence MKDKNEIKPELSGEQLMLDSMGIGICRLLLREELPLLWANTEFYCITGYTEEIYQARFSNLRHYYQAYPEDFCMLKNTLFQAFDAGETWVRTTCRMPVPMRENWFQVTATMAETCQGDIPVINAVFVDVTDMYSLQEQRMRYFELMMDEYVGNIYISDMSTYELLYVNRVSCETLQQPMEKIIGRKCYEVIQGRSAPCPFCTNDYLTEDSFYEWEFFNPVLDRTFMIKNRIVNWYGHKARIELSHDMYSAEYKLAKKDREREALLRTIPGGFVRLDARDFKTILWYGADFLDMIGYTKEQFEKELHSQCTYIHPDDHARVKKAITGPQTTGKNTVFEVRIKRRSGEQRILTITMCYVDGLDSWDGIPSFYSIGLDITEERQEQQRQRIALEDAYQAVRVANSAKTDFLSSMSHDIRTPMNAIMGMTAIARVNMESPERVGDCLNKINVSSRHLLSLINEVLDMSKIESGKLDLSLEAVDLSEIVEGASDMCKALLTEKKHDFRVIVGQVQHEKVITDGDRLQQVFLNLLSNAIKYTPEGGKITLLINEKPSIIPKKGQYEFIFSDNGIGMEQEFLTHVFEPFSRAEDSRISKIQGTGLGMAITENVVHMMNGTIDVKSEPGKGSQFIVTVPLELQIEEEQSDVALAGLPVLVVDDDQIVCENAALLLNELGMRGYWVLSGAEAVESVQDAHGRGEDYFAVILDWKMPEMDGLETVKVIREEMGEEVPIIIISAYDFSDIEEEFLRAGADAFITKPLFKSKMLHVLQLFCCTGKTDIEDVGEEDTYTGLLGKRVLLAEDNDLNREIAVELLGMQGILVEAAENGKQAMEMFEASEPGYYQAILMDIQMPVMDGYEATGKIRAMHRADSDIPIFALTANAFVSDIGKAQRVGMNDHISKPIDMEKLTNILEQWIG from the coding sequence ATGAAGGATAAAAATGAAATAAAGCCGGAGTTATCAGGAGAGCAGCTGATGTTGGACAGCATGGGCATCGGAATATGCAGGCTCCTTTTAAGGGAAGAGCTTCCACTGCTCTGGGCAAACACAGAGTTTTACTGCATTACCGGTTATACAGAAGAAATATATCAGGCGCGGTTTTCAAACCTCAGGCACTACTATCAGGCCTACCCTGAAGATTTTTGCATGCTTAAAAATACATTGTTTCAGGCTTTTGATGCGGGTGAGACCTGGGTAAGGACAACCTGTCGGATGCCTGTTCCAATGAGAGAAAACTGGTTTCAGGTAACCGCGACAATGGCAGAGACCTGTCAAGGAGATATACCGGTGATCAACGCTGTATTTGTCGATGTTACAGATATGTATTCTTTGCAGGAGCAGAGAATGCGTTATTTTGAATTAATGATGGATGAATATGTCGGCAATATTTATATCAGTGATATGTCTACCTACGAGCTTTTGTACGTGAACAGAGTATCCTGTGAAACGCTGCAGCAGCCAATGGAAAAAATTATTGGAAGAAAATGCTACGAGGTGATACAGGGGCGGTCAGCACCCTGTCCATTCTGTACCAATGATTATTTAACCGAGGATTCCTTTTATGAATGGGAATTTTTTAACCCGGTTTTGGATAGGACCTTTATGATTAAAAACCGGATTGTGAACTGGTATGGACATAAAGCCCGGATTGAGCTGTCCCACGATATGTATAGTGCAGAGTATAAGCTTGCGAAAAAGGACCGGGAGCGGGAAGCTCTGCTCAGAACAATTCCCGGGGGCTTTGTGCGTCTGGACGCCCGAGATTTCAAAACCATTCTCTGGTATGGGGCAGATTTTTTAGACATGATTGGCTATACCAAAGAGCAGTTTGAAAAAGAGCTGCATTCCCAGTGCACCTACATACATCCAGATGACCATGCCCGGGTTAAAAAAGCTATTACTGGGCCGCAAACGACAGGAAAGAATACCGTGTTTGAGGTTCGGATAAAAAGAAGGTCAGGGGAACAGCGTATCCTGACCATTACCATGTGTTATGTGGATGGTTTGGATAGCTGGGATGGTATCCCTTCCTTTTACAGTATAGGACTGGATATTACAGAGGAAAGACAGGAACAGCAACGGCAGCGTATAGCTCTTGAGGACGCCTATCAGGCAGTGCGTGTGGCCAACTCGGCCAAAACTGACTTTCTGTCGTCCATGTCTCACGATATTCGTACGCCGATGAATGCGATCATGGGCATGACGGCTATTGCCAGGGTAAACATGGAAAGCCCGGAAAGGGTAGGGGACTGCCTGAATAAGATTAATGTCTCTAGCCGACATCTTCTCAGCCTGATTAATGAGGTTTTGGACATGTCAAAAATTGAGAGCGGGAAGCTTGATCTGTCGCTTGAAGCCGTTGACCTCTCCGAGATTGTTGAGGGAGCATCGGATATGTGTAAAGCGCTGCTGACTGAGAAAAAGCATGATTTCAGAGTGATTGTCGGACAGGTGCAGCACGAAAAGGTTATCACCGATGGCGACCGCCTGCAGCAGGTCTTTTTGAATCTGCTGTCCAATGCCATCAAGTATACACCGGAGGGCGGGAAGATCACCCTGTTGATTAATGAGAAGCCTTCGATTATTCCTAAAAAAGGTCAGTATGAATTTATTTTTTCAGATAATGGTATCGGTATGGAGCAGGAATTTCTTACACATGTATTTGAGCCCTTCTCTCGTGCTGAGGATTCGCGTATCAGCAAAATCCAGGGAACCGGTCTTGGAATGGCCATTACCGAGAATGTCGTTCATATGATGAATGGAACCATTGATGTGAAAAGCGAGCCAGGAAAGGGCAGCCAGTTTATTGTGACGGTGCCGCTGGAGCTGCAGATTGAGGAAGAGCAGAGTGATGTCGCGCTGGCAGGCCTGCCAGTACTGGTGGTGGATGATGACCAGATCGTATGTGAAAATGCCGCGCTGCTGCTGAATGAGCTGGGAATGCGGGGATACTGGGTTTTATCCGGCGCCGAGGCGGTTGAGAGCGTTCAGGACGCCCATGGCCGGGGCGAGGATTATTTTGCCGTTATCTTAGACTGGAAAATGCCTGAGATGGATGGCCTTGAGACAGTCAAAGTGATCCGGGAGGAAATGGGAGAAGAGGTGCCTATTATTATAATTTCCGCCTATGATTTTTCGGATATTGAAGAGGAATTTCTGCGCGCAGGAGCAGATGCCTTTATCACCAAGCCACTGTTTAAATCTAAGATGCTGCATGTGCTCCAGCTGTTCTGCTGTACGGGTAAGACAGATATTGAGGATGTCGGAGAAGAAGATACCTATACTGGGCTTTTGGGAAAACGAGTTTTACTGGCCGAGGATAATGACCTCAACCGTGAGATTGCCGTCGAGCTCCTTGGAATGCAAGGAATTTTAGTGGAAGCTGCGGAAAATGGAAAGCAGGCGATGGAGATGTTTGAAGCGTCAGAACCTGGATACTACCAAGCGATTTTGATGGATATTCAAATGCCGGTCATGGACGGCTATGAGGCGACAGGCAAAATACGGGCGATGCACCGGGCGGACTCAGATATACCGATTTTTGCGCTCACAGCTAATGCTTTTGTGAGTGATATTGGTAAGGCCCAGCGCGTGGGTATGAACGACCATATCTCAAAGCCCATTGATATGGAGAAGCTCACCAACATTTTGGAGCAGTGGATCGGGTAA
- a CDS encoding AAA family ATPase, translating to MGTGIIICGLNGTGKSALGKALAEKLKFYFIDIEKLSFYMTDQYYIYSSQRTHEEVQKILLNEIRAHGNFVLASVKGDYGEVIYSFFQYIVLIDVPRDIRLQRVRNRSFQKFGNRILSGGDLHRKEEGSFDFVKSRTEYTVEEWVQSMDCPVIRVDVRKPVEENINLIISQIQN from the coding sequence GTGGGAACAGGAATTATTATCTGTGGTTTAAATGGAACTGGAAAGAGTGCACTTGGGAAGGCGCTTGCTGAAAAACTAAAATTTTATTTTATTGATATTGAAAAACTATCTTTTTACATGACAGACCAGTATTATATCTATTCATCTCAACGCACGCATGAAGAAGTCCAAAAAATTCTTCTTAACGAGATTAGAGCACATGGCAATTTTGTCCTTGCTTCTGTAAAAGGGGATTATGGAGAAGTTATATATTCCTTTTTTCAATACATTGTATTGATTGATGTTCCAAGAGATATTCGATTACAACGAGTAAGAAACCGATCTTTTCAAAAATTCGGTAATAGAATACTGTCAGGAGGAGATTTACATAGAAAGGAAGAAGGTTCCTTTGATTTTGTTAAATCCCGAACAGAGTACACTGTTGAGGAGTGGGTGCAATCTATGGACTGTCCTGTCATACGGGTAGATGTTAGAAAGCCTGTTGAAGAAAATATTAATTTAATCATCAGTCAAATACAAAATTAA
- a CDS encoding InlB B-repeat-containing protein, whose translation MRSKSLKARTMITVLSAIGLLFISIIAPITVLAEDNVSVSTVSALQQAVDQAEDNQTIVLSDDFVFSDAAINMPDKNVVIDGRGLIWSMSTFTVSGNGNGSLTIKDFKFDGSNIAGTCLTNKTGNGTLLIDHTEIFNASTGAIGIAATGNAKTVISYTKIYNNESNNIGAAINISGNNTTPIEINNATIENNTGNGAGYECGAIAGKFYSGNLRINNTVFRNNVNNCANSGVTGGGGGAMSFHYLRGNIAIDESYFQGNKTNGTEASAASTYDGGAIYIFDGRDGATFTVDQSTFDSNLAYDDGGALLVQGTGNPGLTTTITNSTFFNNRAYGLNGGNRSGGAIQFFKNGGSSKMTNTVTGCTFVGNQSGNEKTTVEQRGGAIGLSGAGVLATATVTNKDCLFLGNKVYDATGQINNASNYKDVSSTSTLQEGASNVLNADKGAAPKYTTKMILGVDTPRLTDNLSQITAGVDEEVVKTIPIKPEGIADNTNTSSDLPIEDQRSFERYKDNGAVEMSWAKYNANGGEWKNLPDIVYQGDEYYEKDSEGAVENYFMVCYKDGTVTPPENPVRDDYIFEGWKNQETGIIQKEWPFVLGDNITFEAQWTPVEYTVTFDSQGGSAVAPMTNVASGALVTEPEEPTWEGQIFGGWYKEAETTTPWDFASDTVTGNVTLYAKWTPVPRYTVTFDAQGGSAVAPMTNVASGALITEPEEPTWEGQTFEGWYKEAETTTPWDFASDTVTGNVTLYAKWTPVPRYTVTFDAQGGSAVAPMTNVASGALITEPEEPNYEDWFFEGWYKEAETTTPWNFAADTVTENITLYAKWSKILSYTVTFDSQGGSPVAPITGIVPGNAITEPENPTYENFIFKGWYREAECLTPWNFTQDMVNNNITLYAGWQPAVLTLYTVTFDSQGGSSVDPIQNVNAGSNILEPEAPKMEGFVFNGWHKEPECINPWDFDNHTVNEDTTLYAKWYAIPISETYTVIFDSQGGSNVEAIKDISAGATINMPAEPVRTGYKFGGWFLEAETLIAWNFDADHVNGNMTLYAKWTADPTNNPNKDANEKIETENKLTGSPATGIFSETSIWVIALVVMASGIVLAIRVRK comes from the coding sequence ATGAGAAGCAAATCCCTGAAAGCAAGGACAATGATCACAGTATTGTCTGCCATAGGCCTGTTATTTATAAGTATAATAGCACCTATAACTGTTTTAGCAGAAGACAATGTTTCAGTATCTACAGTGAGTGCTTTGCAGCAGGCTGTTGATCAAGCGGAGGATAACCAAACGATTGTACTTTCCGATGACTTTGTGTTTTCCGATGCTGCCATTAATATGCCTGATAAAAATGTGGTTATTGACGGCAGAGGATTAATCTGGAGTATGAGTACTTTTACTGTTTCCGGGAATGGTAACGGAAGTTTAACGATAAAGGATTTTAAGTTTGATGGGAGTAACATTGCAGGTACCTGTTTAACGAATAAAACGGGAAATGGAACCCTGCTAATTGATCATACAGAAATTTTCAATGCGTCAACAGGAGCGATCGGCATTGCTGCAACGGGAAATGCAAAAACGGTTATTTCATATACTAAGATTTATAATAATGAATCGAATAATATTGGTGCTGCGATTAATATAAGTGGAAATAACACTACGCCAATTGAAATAAACAATGCAACGATCGAAAATAATACTGGCAATGGAGCTGGGTATGAATGCGGTGCGATTGCCGGAAAATTTTACAGCGGTAATCTCCGCATAAACAATACCGTTTTTAGGAATAATGTTAATAACTGTGCGAATTCGGGCGTTACCGGCGGCGGTGGCGGAGCCATGTCCTTTCACTATCTTCGTGGAAATATAGCGATTGATGAATCCTATTTTCAAGGGAATAAAACCAATGGTACCGAAGCGTCAGCAGCAAGTACTTATGACGGAGGCGCCATTTATATCTTTGATGGACGGGACGGCGCAACCTTTACAGTCGATCAATCTACTTTTGATAGCAATCTGGCCTATGATGACGGTGGAGCCCTGCTTGTCCAGGGGACAGGCAACCCAGGTTTGACAACGACAATTACGAATTCTACGTTTTTTAATAATAGAGCCTATGGATTAAACGGAGGTAATCGAAGCGGCGGAGCGATTCAGTTTTTTAAAAATGGCGGCTCCAGTAAAATGACTAATACGGTTACAGGCTGTACGTTTGTGGGAAATCAATCCGGAAACGAAAAGACCACAGTAGAACAAAGAGGTGGAGCGATAGGCCTTTCAGGGGCTGGAGTACTCGCAACAGCTACTGTAACGAACAAGGACTGTTTATTTTTAGGAAATAAAGTATATGACGCCACCGGGCAAATAAACAATGCCAGTAATTACAAAGATGTTTCAAGCACCAGCACGCTTCAAGAAGGCGCGTCTAATGTCTTGAATGCAGATAAAGGTGCAGCGCCAAAGTATACAACAAAAATGATTCTTGGTGTCGATACGCCTCGTTTGACAGATAATTTGTCTCAAATAACGGCAGGTGTAGACGAAGAAGTTGTAAAAACCATACCGATTAAACCAGAAGGGATTGCGGATAACACCAATACAAGTTCAGATTTGCCGATTGAAGATCAACGAAGCTTTGAACGGTATAAAGATAACGGCGCCGTAGAAATGTCCTGGGCAAAATATAACGCAAATGGCGGAGAATGGAAAAATTTGCCGGATATAGTCTATCAGGGAGATGAATATTATGAAAAAGATAGTGAGGGTGCCGTCGAAAATTATTTTATGGTATGCTATAAAGATGGAACCGTCACACCACCTGAAAATCCAGTTAGAGATGATTATATTTTTGAAGGATGGAAAAACCAGGAGACTGGAATCATACAGAAGGAGTGGCCTTTTGTATTAGGTGACAACATAACCTTTGAAGCGCAATGGACACCCGTTGAATATACAGTGACCTTTGACTCTCAGGGCGGCTCAGCAGTGGCCCCGATGACTAACGTCGCATCCGGCGCGCTGGTAACCGAACCAGAAGAGCCGACCTGGGAAGGTCAAATCTTTGGGGGCTGGTATAAAGAGGCCGAAACCACAACCCCGTGGGATTTTGCGTCCGACACAGTGACCGGGAATGTGACATTGTACGCCAAATGGACGCCGGTGCCGCGCTATACAGTGACCTTTGACGCCCAGGGCGGCTCAGCAGTGGCCCCGATGACTAACGTCGCATCCGGCGCGCTGATAACCGAACCAGAAGAGCCGACCTGGGAAGGTCAAACCTTTGAAGGCTGGTATAAAGAGGCCGAAACCACAACCCCGTGGGATTTTGCGTCCGACACAGTGACCGGGAATGTGACATTGTACGCCAAATGGACCCCGGTGCCGCGCTATACAGTGACCTTTGACGCCCAGGGCGGCTCAGCAGTGGCCCCGATGACCAATGTCGCATCCGGCGCGCTGATAACCGAACCAGAGGAGCCAAATTACGAAGACTGGTTTTTTGAAGGCTGGTATAAAGAGGCCGAAACCACAACCCCGTGGAATTTTGCGGCCGACACAGTCACAGAGAATATAACGCTGTACGCCAAATGGTCAAAGATTTTGAGTTATACAGTGACCTTTGATTCGCAGGGCGGCTCGCCAGTGGCTCCGATCACTGGCATTGTGCCGGGGAATGCTATTACTGAGCCAGAAAATCCAACCTATGAAAACTTTATATTTAAAGGCTGGTATAGGGAGGCAGAATGTTTGACACCGTGGAATTTCACCCAAGATATGGTTAATAATAATATCACTCTATATGCAGGTTGGCAGCCCGCTGTTCTAACCCTATATACAGTAACTTTTGATTCGCAGGGGGGCTCCTCTGTTGATCCTATCCAGAATGTTAATGCTGGATCGAACATTCTGGAGCCTGAAGCGCCAAAGATGGAAGGATTTGTGTTTAATGGGTGGCACAAAGAGCCGGAATGCATAAATCCCTGGGATTTTGATAACCATACCGTAAATGAAGATACCACTTTATATGCAAAATGGTACGCGATTCCGATTTCAGAAACTTATACCGTAATCTTTGATTCGCAGGGGGGGTCGAATGTCGAAGCAATTAAGGATATTTCAGCCGGCGCAACGATTAACATGCCAGCAGAGCCTGTACGAACCGGTTATAAATTTGGCGGATGGTTTCTTGAGGCAGAAACATTGATAGCCTGGAATTTCGATGCAGATCATGTCAATGGAAATATGACCCTATATGCAAAATGGACTGCGGATCCAACGAATAATCCAAATAAAGATGCAAATGAAAAGATAGAAACGGAGAATAAGCTTACAGGCTCTCCTGCGACAGGTATTTTTTCAGAAACCTCTATATGGGTTATTGCCCTTGTAGTCATGGCTTCTGGGATTGTCCTTGCTATTAGAGTAAGAAAGTAA
- a CDS encoding class 1 isoprenoid biosynthesis enzyme produces the protein MSSVELAKDSLNEQLEDSEAELVERLGLEGYLYVKHIFQKKILKTGSWGVFSSLLMQVQIRKSPSKQMMKSAFFIELFIIATDFVDDYMDGDNEAFNDIQDRRRITIQLLNYALEQLLELLPANIKRHFMSNLESSLTHQVLESKYQLYFSTSEAFYFRHTIERSVYLIYAMVIAILKTAQKEVLQFSYFWGAYGQIENDINNIEKGSFSDVLERKPTLPIIKAFESISSDNAFYDVYFSYIIGSDKKETQNIAKYILNSGAIEYSRMLSNKCYLKALKILSDLYPGSERMIKEFDDYFVKR, from the coding sequence ATGTCTTCTGTCGAATTGGCAAAAGATTCATTGAATGAGCAGCTCGAAGATAGTGAGGCGGAATTAGTCGAGAGGCTTGGCCTCGAAGGGTATTTATATGTAAAACATATTTTTCAGAAAAAAATACTCAAAACAGGAAGCTGGGGCGTCTTTTCGTCATTGTTAATGCAGGTCCAAATTAGAAAAAGTCCTTCAAAGCAAATGATGAAAAGCGCCTTTTTTATTGAATTATTTATTATAGCGACGGATTTTGTGGATGACTATATGGATGGTGACAATGAGGCTTTTAATGATATTCAGGATCGTCGGCGAATTACGATCCAATTATTAAACTATGCATTGGAGCAGCTGCTGGAATTACTGCCAGCGAATATAAAAAGGCATTTTATGAGCAATCTTGAATCATCATTAACGCATCAGGTGCTGGAATCGAAATATCAGCTTTATTTTTCGACATCTGAAGCGTTTTATTTTCGGCACACCATTGAGCGCTCTGTCTATCTGATTTACGCTATGGTTATAGCAATTTTGAAAACAGCGCAAAAAGAAGTATTACAATTTTCATATTTCTGGGGGGCTTACGGTCAAATCGAAAATGATATTAATAATATCGAAAAAGGCAGTTTCAGCGATGTATTAGAACGAAAACCAACACTGCCGATAATAAAAGCTTTTGAGAGCATATCGTCAGACAATGCCTTTTATGACGTTTATTTTTCGTACATTATTGGCTCTGATAAAAAAGAAACTCAGAATATCGCAAAATACATTCTCAACTCTGGCGCCATTGAATATTCAAGAATGCTTTCAAATAAGTGTTATCTGAAAGCCTTAAAAATTCTTTCAGATCTATATCCAGGATCTGAGAGAATGATAAAAGAATTTGACGATTATTTTGTAAAGAGGTGA